A genomic window from Struthio camelus isolate bStrCam1 chromosome 2, bStrCam1.hap1, whole genome shotgun sequence includes:
- the PEX2 gene encoding peroxisome biogenesis factor 2: MASSIGNEKSVNPVLRISQLDALELNKALEQLVWSQFTSCFHGFKPGMLAHFEPELKAFLWLLLWRFTVYSKNATVGQAILNIQYKNNLSQTEKYQPLSKHQKLWYLIFTVGGRWLEERCYDLFSNRHLESFCRIKHCINFGAGLLKLCGLLNFLIFLQKGTFATLTERILGIRSVFCKPQSARQIGFEYMNRELLWHGFAEFLIYLLPLINVQKLKLKISSWSLPIAGLSSSENTLAAHCKECSLCGEWPTMPHTIGCSHVFCYYCIKSNYLFDMYFTCPKCGSEVHSVQPLKYKIEMTELRA; the protein is encoded by the coding sequence ATGGCCTCCAGCATTGGGAATGAAAAGAGTGTGAATCCTGTGCTCAGAATAAGTCAGCTTGATGCTTTGGAACTAAACAAAGCCCTGGAGCAACTAGTATGGTCCCAGTTTACCAGCTGTTTCCATGGATTTAAACCAGGGATGTTGGCTCATTTTGAACCAGAACTAAAAGCATTTTTATGGCTTTTATTGTGGAGATTCACTGTCTATTCCAAGAATGCAACTGTTGGACAGGCTATTCTGAATATTCAGTACAAAAATAACTTATCTCAGACAGAAAAATACCAACCCCTGAGCAAACACCAGAAGTTATGGTATCTTATTTTCACTGTTGGTGGACGATGGTTGGAAGAAAGATGTTATGATTTATTTAGCAATCGTCATCTGGAATCTTTCTGCAGAATTAAACATTGTATTAACTTTGGAGCTGGACTTCTTAAACTTTGTGGACTACtaaattttctgatttttcttcagaaaggaaCATTTGCAACCCTCACAGAACGTATTCTAGGAATTAGATCAGTTTTTTGCAAGCCTCAAAGTGCTCGTCAGATAGGATTTGAATACATGAACAGGGAGCTCTTATGGCATGGCTTTGCCGAGTTTCTAATCTATCTACTACCACTTATTAATGTACAAAAACTAAAACTCAAAATTTCTTCTTGGTCTTTGCCTATTGCAGGTCTTTCCAGTAGTGAAAACACATTAGCAGCTCACTGCAAGGAGTGTTCACTATGTGGGGAGTGGCCTACCATGCCTCATACCATAGGCTGTTCACATGTTTTTTGTTACTATTGTATTAAAAGCAACTATTTATTTGACATGTATTTTACATGTCCTAAGTGTGGCTCAGAGGTACACAGTGTTCAGccactgaaatataaaatagaaatgacAGAACTGAGGGCTTGA